One window of the Cryptomeria japonica chromosome 7, Sugi_1.0, whole genome shotgun sequence genome contains the following:
- the LOC131856800 gene encoding uncharacterized protein LOC131856800 encodes MTKTPPLVSIIAIPATTTSIIISTPPVDTTVGTINVLPTSMPQLPPVSVSTIPVVTTSMMSITIIVLVQAGPSTTAVSSSQPSTSFPTVTQVEVTTPTTQSVLPPWLDIVTPKRKKRVVSQDDFDFE; translated from the coding sequence ATGACAAAAACTCCACCCTTGGTGAGCATAATTGCCATTCCTGCAACAACAACTTCTATTATTATATCAACTCCACCAGTAGATACAACAGTTGGGACAATTAATGTCTTACCAACTTCTATGCCACAACTGCCACCAGTATCAGTTTCTACAATTCCAGTTGTGACTACTTCTATGATGTCTATTACTATAATTGTCTTGGTACAAGCGGGACCATCAACAACAGCGGTATCTTCAAGTCAACCATCTACTAGTTTTCCTACAGTTACCCAAGTGGAGGTCACTACTCCAACCACACAATCAGTCTTACCTCCTTGGTTGGACATAgtgacaccaaaaaggaagaagcgGGTTGTCTCACAAGATGATTTCGACTTTGAATAG